A region from the Candidatus Electrothrix scaldis genome encodes:
- a CDS encoding 3-oxoacyl-[acyl-carrier-protein] synthase III C-terminal domain-containing protein, producing the protein MIKRFEVLGTGASLPALRVSSRQLDQEKGLAPGTIEERTGVSSRYYAVDESASDLAFAAIQQALDKASLSLKDIDCLIAASGTMEQAIPCNAAKILARLQQNMPLNPSIVGFDINMTCLSALMAMDVAASLLAAGQYKRILIVSSEIASVGLDWQHIEIGGLFGDGAAALVVAQSPEETCGIHKALFRTYSEGVDLCQIQGGGSLHHPSKIKGDYSPYGMFQMQGKELYRLTRKVIKAFCKELLHNKTASTEAIDWVILHQASGLALQHFQKLLQFDPNKTIQLLQDHGNQVAVSLPFGLHTLLTTKPVRQGDRVLLLGTSAGLSIGGLVLQL; encoded by the coding sequence TTGATAAAGAGATTTGAAGTGCTTGGCACCGGTGCCTCCTTACCTGCTTTACGCGTTTCTTCCCGCCAACTGGACCAGGAGAAAGGTCTTGCCCCAGGTACTATCGAGGAGAGAACCGGTGTCTCCTCCCGTTATTACGCGGTCGATGAATCAGCCTCTGACTTGGCCTTTGCAGCAATCCAGCAGGCCCTGGATAAGGCCTCACTCTCCCTCAAGGATATCGACTGCCTGATTGCAGCCTCCGGCACTATGGAACAGGCAATCCCCTGCAACGCCGCTAAGATTCTTGCTCGCCTTCAGCAAAATATGCCTCTCAACCCCTCCATTGTTGGTTTTGACATCAACATGACCTGTCTCAGTGCCTTGATGGCAATGGACGTGGCTGCCTCCTTACTCGCTGCGGGTCAATATAAACGCATCCTTATCGTTTCCAGCGAGATCGCATCCGTGGGATTGGATTGGCAGCATATTGAAATAGGCGGGCTATTCGGTGATGGGGCAGCAGCACTGGTTGTTGCTCAATCGCCTGAGGAAACATGCGGTATTCACAAGGCACTCTTCAGGACATACTCAGAAGGGGTGGACCTATGCCAAATACAGGGCGGTGGCAGCCTGCATCACCCCTCCAAAATCAAGGGAGATTACAGCCCATACGGCATGTTTCAGATGCAGGGGAAAGAACTCTACCGCCTCACCAGAAAGGTGATTAAAGCGTTCTGCAAGGAGCTGCTGCACAACAAGACCGCATCAACGGAAGCCATTGATTGGGTTATCCTCCATCAGGCAAGCGGCTTGGCCTTGCAACATTTCCAGAAACTCCTCCAGTTCGATCCCAACAAGACCATTCAGTTACTGCAAGATCACGGCAATCAAGTTGCTGTGTCGCTCCCTTTTGGTCTGCACACCCTCCTGACCACCAAACCAGTCAGGCAGGGGGATCGGGTCTTACTGCTGGGAACCTCAGCCGGGTTAAGTATTGGGGGGCTGGTCTTGCAATTATGA
- a CDS encoding MBL fold metallo-hydrolase: MRLELLKVGHCSHPEAVVVRGGTWRARSFPAIVGILHHPQLGYILFDTGYARRFHEATHAFPERLYRWLTPMHLPQTEELPYLLAQRGIATEDIQYIFISHFHADHIAGLLDFPKARFICSESALYAATCQKRVQGLIKGNLPALLPADMVQRITFIEECPTTASGLAQHAFAKGYDIFADGSCLAIALPGHAQGQFGLLCSQEDSRSFPQCFFVADACWTRASFKDGSKPLAVTNIIMSSTAQYHRTIEALAQLHAMQPDLFIIPSHCQDTYNEFSHAQKI, from the coding sequence ATGAGACTGGAACTCCTCAAAGTGGGCCATTGCTCTCATCCTGAGGCCGTGGTTGTTCGTGGCGGAACTTGGCGTGCCCGCTCCTTCCCTGCAATCGTCGGGATCCTGCACCATCCGCAACTGGGCTACATCCTTTTTGATACAGGGTATGCACGGCGTTTTCATGAGGCAACCCATGCCTTTCCCGAGCGCCTCTATCGCTGGCTGACCCCCATGCATCTCCCGCAGACAGAGGAACTCCCGTACCTGCTGGCCCAGCGAGGTATTGCCACAGAAGATATTCAATATATCTTCATATCGCATTTCCATGCAGATCATATTGCAGGCCTCCTTGATTTCCCCAAGGCCCGGTTCATTTGCTCAGAGTCGGCCCTGTATGCAGCGACTTGCCAGAAGCGGGTTCAGGGCTTAATCAAAGGAAATTTACCCGCTCTTCTCCCGGCAGATATGGTACAACGAATAACCTTTATCGAGGAATGCCCGACAACAGCCTCCGGGTTAGCGCAGCATGCCTTTGCCAAGGGCTATGATATCTTTGCTGATGGTTCTTGTCTTGCCATTGCCTTACCGGGCCATGCACAGGGACAGTTTGGCCTCCTCTGCTCCCAGGAGGATTCACGTTCTTTCCCGCAGTGTTTCTTCGTAGCTGATGCTTGCTGGACCAGGGCATCGTTCAAAGATGGCAGCAAACCCCTTGCCGTGACCAATATCATCATGAGCAGCACGGCGCAGTATCACAGGACCATAGAGGCCCTGGCCCAACTGCATGCCATGCAGCCCGACCTCTTCATCATTCCATCGCATTGCCAGGACACCTACAACGAGTTTTCCCATGCCCAAAAAATATAA
- a CDS encoding NAD(P)-dependent oxidoreductase, with amino-acid sequence MPKKYKILVTGASGFVGRSFMQQFAAREDVQLLGIARRPLSMPNYLSVDLTQGLDIPFQPDVVIHAAAHVSPWGRKKDFSAHNVFATEQVIHFCERNNLPRLVYLSSSSVFYQDKPQFDLTEESQIGPEFINEYAASKYEGEKRVRQYRGESVILRPRAVFGPGDTVLLPRILAAAEKGRLPILDSQAGAIIGDLIYIDSLCEYMLKAALDNNISGEYNLTNAEPVEMHSLLLDVLSRLGLPAPKHHIKVSTAMTLATLLENIYKFLGIAKEPPITRYGISVLAHSKTFNVEKMLRDFGPPSVSMREGVERYIQWKMQDAAC; translated from the coding sequence ATGCCCAAAAAATATAAAATCTTAGTCACCGGTGCATCCGGCTTTGTGGGACGCTCCTTTATGCAGCAATTCGCTGCTCGTGAGGATGTGCAGCTCCTGGGCATAGCGCGTCGCCCCTTATCCATGCCCAACTACCTCTCTGTGGATCTCACTCAGGGCCTTGATATCCCTTTTCAGCCGGATGTGGTTATCCACGCCGCAGCCCATGTCTCGCCCTGGGGAAGGAAAAAGGATTTCTCGGCCCATAATGTCTTTGCCACAGAGCAGGTCATCCACTTCTGCGAACGCAATAACTTGCCCCGCCTCGTCTATCTCTCGTCCAGTTCGGTCTTTTATCAGGATAAACCCCAGTTTGATCTTACCGAGGAGAGCCAAATCGGGCCGGAGTTTATCAATGAGTACGCTGCAAGCAAGTACGAGGGAGAGAAACGGGTCAGGCAATACAGGGGAGAATCCGTGATACTGCGACCACGGGCGGTGTTCGGGCCTGGGGATACCGTGCTCTTACCGAGAATACTGGCAGCAGCAGAAAAGGGCCGCCTGCCCATCCTGGATAGTCAGGCAGGTGCGATCATCGGTGACCTCATCTATATTGATTCGCTCTGCGAGTACATGCTCAAAGCAGCCCTGGACAACAACATCAGCGGCGAGTACAACCTCACCAATGCAGAACCAGTGGAAATGCATAGCCTGCTCCTGGATGTCCTCTCCCGCTTAGGTCTGCCTGCCCCCAAGCACCATATCAAGGTCTCAACCGCCATGACCTTGGCCACCCTGCTGGAGAATATCTACAAGTTCCTGGGCATAGCCAAGGAACCACCCATTACCCGCTACGGCATCAGCGTCCTGGCCCATTCAAAGACCTTTAATGTGGAAAAGATGCTCCGCGACTTTGGCCCGCCATCTGTTTCGATGCGCGAAGGGGTTGAACGCTATATTCAATGGAAGATGCAAGATGCTGCTTGCTGA
- a CDS encoding glycosyltransferase, with product MLLAELAFLYLLVLFCKSQAALRFIKTYPQPKTAVPLEQIAIFQPILSGDPTLGDTLAANIGPLQGATFYWLVDDDDLEAHIIVNTIVDTLREQSPEAAIIKQSFPAAPEGINPKLFKVNQALAACQQQYCVVLDDDTRLPSSTLQSLLAALQDCSLATGLPQYRSDGNFPSALLAAFVNNNASMTYLSTLLFMEPITINGMCYAFQREEFVRWGGFQSVLHHLTDDLAVAGMVLAQEGRIRQIPERQIIQTHLPSMGAYFRQMHRWYVFANILFAQQPLRIKALLTVLHGIPPLLLAALFVGSLFAPSLLHSGIILCTLALRHCIIMQHNEQQKTGDLRAFLLSPLSELLQSLHYLHALLSRRIRWRSRIYTVLASDKFKSV from the coding sequence ATGCTGCTTGCTGAACTCGCCTTTCTCTACCTCCTCGTCCTGTTCTGCAAGTCACAGGCTGCACTCCGTTTTATCAAGACCTACCCTCAGCCCAAGACAGCCGTTCCTCTAGAGCAGATAGCCATCTTCCAGCCCATCCTCAGCGGTGACCCCACTCTTGGAGATACTCTTGCCGCCAATATAGGCCCTCTGCAGGGTGCAACCTTTTACTGGCTTGTTGATGACGATGACCTGGAGGCCCATATCATCGTTAATACCATCGTTGATACCCTCAGAGAACAATCCCCAGAGGCCGCGATTATCAAGCAGAGCTTTCCTGCCGCACCGGAAGGAATAAACCCCAAGCTCTTCAAGGTCAACCAGGCCCTTGCTGCCTGTCAGCAGCAATACTGCGTGGTCCTGGATGATGACACCAGGCTTCCCTCTTCCACCTTACAGAGCCTTCTCGCAGCCCTCCAGGATTGCAGCCTGGCAACAGGCTTGCCCCAATACAGGTCGGACGGCAATTTCCCTTCCGCCTTACTCGCCGCCTTTGTCAACAACAACGCCTCTATGACCTATCTCTCCACGCTCCTGTTCATGGAACCCATCACCATCAACGGGATGTGCTATGCCTTTCAGCGAGAGGAGTTTGTCCGCTGGGGCGGCTTCCAATCGGTTCTCCATCATCTCACAGATGATCTTGCCGTGGCAGGAATGGTGCTGGCACAGGAAGGAAGAATTCGCCAAATCCCTGAGCGACAAATCATCCAGACTCATCTGCCCAGCATGGGCGCCTATTTCCGTCAGATGCACCGCTGGTATGTCTTTGCCAATATTCTTTTTGCCCAGCAGCCGTTACGAATCAAAGCCCTGTTAACCGTCTTGCACGGGATACCGCCACTGCTGCTTGCAGCCCTTTTCGTGGGTTCTCTCTTTGCTCCATCACTGCTCCATAGCGGGATTATTCTTTGCACCCTGGCCCTGCGGCATTGCATCATCATGCAGCATAACGAGCAGCAAAAGACTGGTGACCTCAGAGCGTTCCTCCTCTCCCCCCTCTCAGAACTGCTCCAAAGCCTGCATTACCTCCATGCCCTCTTGTCCCGACGTATACGCTGGCGGAGCCGCATCTATACAGTCCTTGCCAGCGACAAATTTAAGAGCGTGTAG
- a CDS encoding glycosyltransferase — protein sequence MQHGQIDLLAPPFKGHLHPILAMGRLLAPDYDICVFSSASAQADIEAAGLKGIILESVDDKVLMDIVSPPYVVGNSPLALRKQFRGVLPFLQKLSQELEEIYSTRRPDLMIADFVIPVAGLVADRFNIPWWTSIPPVCVLECPDGPPAYLGGLQPATSPLGELRNFLGRKLVRVFKRVIFRCYAKEIKALGLQQVYRKDGSEAIYSSRRILCLSHQGLEFTHNWPPQVSLIGPMLYSPPTSSLQPDFLAGKKYILVTLGTHVDAQKDRVCAAVEQVVEKFPDYVFHFTDGHSETQSMRKINEQLYRFSYINYQEHIASYDLVVHHAGTGILYHCLLNGIPSLAYPVDYDQFDYAARLEHHGFSVWLKDISNLDKALATALASEEMKCRVKEFAGTLRDTVDAGEFLELVREHMSSSATEIHDLSGIPRGKI from the coding sequence ATGCAACATGGACAAATAGATCTCCTCGCGCCGCCCTTTAAAGGGCATCTCCATCCCATCCTGGCAATGGGTAGGCTTTTAGCACCAGACTATGACATCTGCGTGTTTTCCTCCGCCTCAGCGCAAGCAGATATAGAAGCGGCCGGTCTCAAGGGCATCATCCTGGAATCGGTTGATGACAAGGTGCTGATGGACATCGTCAGCCCACCGTACGTGGTCGGCAATTCGCCCTTGGCCTTACGTAAGCAGTTCAGAGGGGTCCTGCCCTTTCTCCAGAAACTCTCCCAAGAGCTTGAGGAGATATATTCCACCCGTCGACCTGATCTCATGATAGCAGATTTCGTCATCCCGGTTGCGGGCCTGGTTGCTGATAGATTTAATATCCCTTGGTGGACAAGCATTCCGCCTGTCTGCGTCCTGGAATGCCCGGATGGACCTCCGGCTTACCTTGGCGGCTTGCAACCCGCAACATCGCCGCTCGGCGAACTGAGAAATTTCCTGGGGAGAAAACTGGTCCGGGTGTTCAAGCGGGTCATCTTTCGCTGCTACGCCAAAGAGATCAAGGCGCTTGGTTTGCAACAGGTCTATCGCAAGGATGGCAGCGAGGCCATCTACTCGTCCCGACGTATTCTCTGCCTGAGCCATCAGGGACTGGAGTTCACCCACAACTGGCCGCCTCAGGTATCACTCATTGGCCCCATGCTCTACAGCCCGCCGACCAGTTCTTTGCAACCGGATTTCCTTGCAGGCAAGAAGTATATCCTGGTAACCCTGGGAACCCATGTTGATGCACAAAAAGATCGGGTCTGCGCGGCAGTTGAGCAGGTCGTGGAGAAATTTCCCGATTATGTGTTCCATTTTACCGATGGGCATAGCGAAACCCAATCCATGCGCAAGATTAACGAGCAACTTTACCGTTTTTCCTATATTAATTACCAGGAGCATATCGCCTCATACGATCTGGTTGTACATCATGCCGGAACGGGTATTCTGTATCATTGCCTGCTCAATGGAATTCCATCTCTTGCCTATCCTGTTGATTATGATCAGTTTGATTATGCTGCACGACTGGAGCATCATGGCTTCAGTGTTTGGTTGAAAGATATCAGTAATCTGGACAAGGCATTAGCTACGGCGTTGGCATCTGAGGAGATGAAATGCAGGGTTAAGGAGTTTGCCGGGACCTTGCGGGATACGGTCGATGCCGGTGAGTTTTTAGAACTGGTGAGGGAGCATATGTCTTCCAGTGCTACGGAAATACATGATCTTTCCGGGATCCCAAGAGGGAAGATATAA
- a CDS encoding DUF262 domain-containing HNH endonuclease family protein: protein MEKFYLLILLATKNTKKAIKMQNGKNTIQGLFNGDRIFNIPKYQRAYTWTKENLDDFLDDLLNQRGDKSYFLGTFLFHQQKNRGEYELLDVVDGQQRITTFMIFINSLIEQLLKHNSPKITQRTYHKYIQDRDGVFKLELENEDNGFLHGYIFGNEKRTSFETTSQKILYKARKYFEKELSSLNIEKIERIFDVSTNADILLYVVNDISDATQIFELLNDRGKKLTNLEAIKSFLMYRIDCLNLKDKNQPIDVIQKYFASIYRIVEKSKINESDVIRYHTIAFEKSKASDYDDPEKYIKTKINKMFEKESDDKKIKSQILSYVSRLKRSFDIFKTINNNEMKCGNLDKLVMIGRINPFYPLMMIVYNQQEKEFEGFISNLIRFTFRSTLVSLRSNGESYFYRYIREKQDLVEAVKWPVEENWWNINNRVKEFLGYRNFYEWVNKNIVKYILFSYENYLREENGYPLLGIDNYFETDERKKLSIEHITAQKAENIEFDDDFEEDYLHSLGNLVIDTKSSNSRKGKKSVDKKMEEYITAPLMSQNMIDKSKTNWDDIEEIKKYIDDRNKEIVKFVKNSLL from the coding sequence GTGGAAAAGTTCTACTTATTAATACTGTTAGCCACAAAAAACACAAAGAAGGCAATCAAAATGCAAAATGGGAAAAATACAATTCAAGGTTTATTTAACGGGGATAGGATTTTTAATATTCCAAAATATCAACGTGCATATACTTGGACAAAAGAAAATTTGGATGATTTCCTTGACGACTTGTTGAATCAAAGGGGTGATAAAAGCTACTTTTTAGGGACTTTTTTATTTCACCAACAAAAAAACCGTGGTGAATACGAGTTACTTGATGTTGTTGATGGGCAGCAGAGAATTACAACCTTTATGATATTTATTAACAGTCTTATTGAGCAATTATTAAAACATAACTCCCCAAAAATAACGCAAAGAACTTATCATAAATATATTCAAGATAGAGACGGTGTTTTTAAACTGGAGCTTGAAAACGAAGACAATGGATTTCTTCATGGTTACATATTTGGAAATGAGAAACGGACTTCTTTTGAAACCACCTCTCAGAAAATACTATATAAAGCCAGAAAATATTTTGAAAAGGAACTATCAAGTCTAAACATAGAGAAGATAGAACGTATTTTTGATGTTTCAACTAATGCTGATATTTTATTGTATGTAGTCAATGATATTTCTGATGCGACTCAAATTTTCGAGCTATTAAATGATCGAGGGAAAAAACTAACCAATTTAGAAGCCATAAAAAGTTTTTTAATGTACAGAATCGATTGTTTGAATTTGAAAGACAAGAACCAACCTATTGATGTTATACAGAAATATTTCGCATCAATATACAGAATTGTTGAAAAATCTAAGATTAATGAATCAGATGTAATAAGGTATCATACAATAGCTTTCGAAAAATCAAAGGCTTCAGATTATGACGATCCAGAAAAATATATAAAAACAAAAATTAATAAAATGTTCGAAAAAGAAAGTGATGACAAAAAAATAAAATCTCAAATTTTGAGCTATGTAAGCCGACTAAAAAGGAGTTTTGATATATTTAAAACTATAAACAATAATGAAATGAAGTGTGGCAACTTAGACAAGTTGGTTATGATAGGGCGAATAAATCCATTCTATCCATTAATGATGATTGTTTATAATCAGCAGGAGAAGGAATTTGAAGGATTTATCTCAAATTTAATTAGATTTACTTTTAGGTCAACGTTAGTGAGTTTAAGAAGCAATGGTGAGAGTTATTTTTACAGATACATTCGGGAAAAACAAGATTTAGTTGAAGCCGTTAAATGGCCAGTTGAGGAAAATTGGTGGAATATTAATAACCGAGTTAAAGAGTTTTTAGGTTATAGAAACTTCTATGAATGGGTAAATAAAAACATTGTGAAATATATTCTGTTTTCATACGAAAATTACTTGAGAGAAGAAAATGGATACCCTCTTCTTGGAATAGACAATTATTTTGAAACGGATGAAAGAAAAAAGCTGAGCATAGAACACATTACCGCGCAGAAGGCTGAAAATATAGAGTTTGACGATGATTTTGAAGAGGACTATTTGCATTCGTTAGGCAATCTTGTAATTGACACAAAATCATCAAATTCAAGGAAAGGGAAAAAATCCGTTGATAAAAAAATGGAAGAATACATTACAGCGCCATTAATGTCACAGAATATGATAGATAAATCAAAAACAAATTGGGATGATATCGAGGAAATTAAAAAGTACATAGATGATAGGAATAAGGAAATTGTTAAGTTTGTAAAAAACAGCCTATTGTAA
- a CDS encoding macro domain-containing protein, with product MTPEIVYGDILKQEVEVIVNAWNRNIIPWWLLLPQGVSGAIKKKGGYAPFKELAKFGPIPLGEARQTSAGTLPFQAIIHVAGINMFWVATQYSVSNAVKNAMNIVKKEGYRSVAFPLIGAGSGNRNQEWSLGLMLETFKQIETPARVAIVRYRKNT from the coding sequence ATGACCCCAGAAATAGTCTACGGAGATATCCTCAAACAAGAGGTTGAGGTTATCGTCAATGCCTGGAACAGGAATATCATTCCCTGGTGGTTACTCCTGCCTCAGGGCGTCTCAGGAGCAATAAAAAAGAAGGGCGGTTATGCCCCCTTCAAAGAACTCGCCAAGTTTGGCCCGATCCCTTTAGGTGAAGCAAGACAAACATCAGCAGGCACCCTTCCCTTTCAGGCTATTATCCATGTGGCAGGGATCAACATGTTCTGGGTGGCAACACAATATTCGGTTAGCAACGCCGTCAAGAATGCAATGAATATCGTGAAGAAAGAGGGGTACAGGAGCGTCGCCTTTCCTCTCATCGGAGCTGGGTCAGGGAATAGAAACCAAGAGTGGTCATTAGGTTTAATGCTTGAGACGTTCAAGCAGATTGAGACACCGGCCAGGGTAGCAATAGTACGATACAGAAAAAACACCTGA
- a CDS encoding site-2 protease family protein: MNFVEPLVWYIAFLFSATVHEAAHAWTAKMGGDLTAYEGGQVSLDPIPHIKREPIGMTVLPIITSIITGWPFGYASAPYNPYWASRYPHKAAWMALAGPASNLAIVLLCMATAWIGILLGFFQVPMHVRYTSIVAAGSTDLSGSVAFILSILFTLNLVMTILNLIPLPPLDGSAAITLFMSEEQARNVQEMLNNSPFRFLGLFIAWKIFDPVFNALFVLIMNIMYPGSYS, encoded by the coding sequence ATGAACTTTGTCGAACCATTAGTGTGGTATATAGCCTTTCTCTTCTCCGCAACAGTACACGAAGCTGCACACGCTTGGACAGCAAAAATGGGTGGTGACTTAACGGCCTATGAAGGCGGACAGGTTTCTCTTGATCCGATACCCCATATCAAGAGAGAGCCAATAGGCATGACAGTACTCCCTATTATCACCTCAATTATCACAGGTTGGCCCTTTGGCTATGCCAGTGCGCCATATAATCCATATTGGGCCTCTCGGTATCCACATAAAGCCGCATGGATGGCTTTGGCCGGTCCAGCCTCTAACCTCGCGATTGTCCTCCTCTGCATGGCTACGGCATGGATCGGCATCCTGCTCGGTTTCTTTCAAGTACCAATGCATGTGCGCTATACCAGCATTGTTGCTGCTGGCTCAACAGACCTCTCCGGCTCAGTGGCATTTATTCTCAGCATCTTATTCACACTCAATTTGGTCATGACAATTTTAAACCTGATCCCACTCCCACCACTAGATGGCAGCGCGGCTATTACGCTTTTTATGAGCGAAGAACAGGCAAGAAATGTTCAGGAAATGTTAAACAACTCACCTTTTCGCTTTCTCGGTTTATTCATAGCCTGGAAAATTTTCGATCCAGTTTTTAATGCTCTTTTCGTTCTCATCATGAACATAATGTACCCAGGTTCATATTCATAA
- a CDS encoding DUF808 domain-containing protein codes for MPSGIFAILDDIAMLLDDASAMSKIAAKKTAGILGDDLAVNAEKATGFHASRELPVIWAITKGSLLNKVIILPIALVLSTYMDWLIVPILLLGGAYLCFEGAEKIYEWLVHRFFHKAHEEGGHPSGSKKLTEKEKIRSAIRTDFILSIEIIVITLESVIDQKMLIQLLVVSFVALLATVGVYGLVALLVKLDDMGFYLVQYAQSMTGSMARILAKTGKILIASLPKIIRFLEFVGTVAMLLVGGGMYVHNIHVVHDGLHFMPEMLASFLAGLIVGFLVLFVLHFAPKIMKK; via the coding sequence ATGCCAAGCGGTATTTTTGCAATTTTAGACGACATAGCCATGCTGCTGGACGATGCCTCTGCCATGAGCAAGATAGCAGCAAAGAAGACAGCTGGCATCCTGGGCGATGATTTGGCCGTTAATGCGGAAAAAGCAACCGGCTTTCATGCCTCACGGGAACTCCCGGTCATCTGGGCCATCACCAAGGGCTCCCTACTCAATAAAGTCATCATCCTGCCCATAGCTCTTGTCCTGAGCACCTATATGGATTGGCTCATCGTCCCTATTCTCCTGCTGGGTGGCGCTTATCTCTGCTTTGAGGGAGCGGAAAAAATTTACGAGTGGCTGGTTCATCGTTTTTTTCACAAAGCGCATGAAGAAGGGGGACACCCGAGTGGCTCTAAAAAACTCACGGAAAAAGAAAAAATACGCTCCGCCATCAGGACCGACTTCATTCTTTCCATAGAAATCATCGTTATCACCCTGGAATCAGTCATTGATCAGAAAATGCTCATACAGCTCCTGGTCGTCAGTTTTGTGGCATTATTAGCCACAGTGGGGGTCTATGGTCTTGTTGCTTTGTTGGTTAAGCTTGACGACATGGGCTTTTATCTGGTTCAGTATGCTCAGTCAATGACTGGATCAATGGCCAGGATACTGGCCAAGACTGGTAAGATCCTCATTGCCTCATTGCCTAAAATCATCAGGTTCCTCGAATTTGTGGGCACGGTTGCTATGCTCCTTGTCGGCGGAGGCATGTATGTACATAATATTCATGTGGTTCATGACGGACTCCATTTCATGCCTGAAATGCTTGCCAGCTTTCTTGCAGGCCTGATCGTTGGCTTTCTTGTCCTGTTCGTCCTCCACTTTGCTCCAAAAATAATGAAAAAATGA
- a CDS encoding DUF2304 domain-containing protein, with protein MKIHLYQVIVVAISSVMLYLGIKEFINRETGQTLLKLFVRLAVWGGMGLIAIYPDFTLIIARVMGVVDNFNAVVLMGFLMVFLMLFKLLSAIEKIEQNVSEITRKEALHAAHNRIEELRKEIKAQKKNEENE; from the coding sequence ATGAAAATACACCTTTATCAGGTTATTGTTGTTGCTATTTCCTCAGTCATGCTCTATCTGGGCATCAAGGAATTTATAAATAGGGAAACTGGCCAGACCCTTCTCAAACTTTTCGTTCGCCTGGCTGTTTGGGGTGGAATGGGATTAATTGCTATCTATCCTGACTTCACCCTGATTATCGCCAGAGTTATGGGGGTGGTTGATAATTTTAATGCCGTTGTTCTCATGGGTTTCCTGATGGTTTTTCTGATGCTGTTCAAGCTCTTATCAGCCATTGAAAAAATAGAGCAGAATGTCTCTGAAATTACGCGCAAAGAGGCCCTGCACGCAGCGCATAATCGTATAGAAGAACTCCGCAAGGAGATTAAGGCGCAGAAAAAAAACGAGGAGAATGAATGA
- a CDS encoding desulfoferrodoxin family protein codes for MIDRREFLKTSAVAASALAITSGSKVFAAEAGESCHAGIVYTKDSQGQWEGKAGSHAPEVTVEKGKVSIVTVHPMTEPHFIVRHTLVLADGKVIGMKTFTAADKPESSFTLPEGYTGKAYATSFCNLHDLWVTEFTV; via the coding sequence ATGATTGATCGAAGAGAGTTCCTGAAAACCAGTGCTGTTGCAGCTTCTGCCCTTGCTATTACCTCAGGCTCCAAAGTATTTGCCGCCGAGGCAGGCGAGTCCTGCCATGCGGGCATCGTGTACACAAAAGACAGCCAGGGGCAATGGGAAGGCAAGGCAGGTAGCCATGCCCCGGAGGTCACGGTGGAAAAAGGCAAGGTCTCCATCGTCACTGTGCATCCCATGACCGAGCCCCATTTCATTGTCCGGCACACGCTCGTCCTTGCAGATGGCAAGGTTATCGGCATGAAGACCTTCACTGCTGCGGACAAGCCGGAGTCAAGCTTTACCCTGCCGGAAGGCTACACAGGGAAAGCTTACGCTACCAGCTTCTGTAACCTGCATGACTTATGGGTAACCGAATTCACGGTCTGA